The following coding sequences are from one Seonamhaeicola sp. ML3 window:
- a CDS encoding acyl-CoA reductase, which produces MQLQSRINAFVKLGDFLSQFSNEVITKDDKIEFNDLFFDGFKHQLKLAKEHNGWFTKENIQFSLKNWSEALTEVNLKKWLKPYTIKSTNSKLVAIIMAGNIPLVGFHDFLSVLISGHSVLVKQSSNDKQILPFLAKYIEYVEPTFKGKITFTEDKLEGFDAVIATGSNNTARYFEYYFKGKPSIIRNNRNSVAILTGRETKNDLVKLSNDIFQYYGLGCRSVSKLFVPKGYDFNDFFEAVYHWHPIIDSAKYANNYDYNKAVYLMSEFDMLENGFLMIKEDSSYASPIATVFFEYYENINLLKEKLNTDSKQIQCVVSKGIYENEVAFGATQKPQLWDYADSVDSVEFLLSI; this is translated from the coding sequence ATGCAATTACAATCAAGAATTAATGCTTTTGTAAAATTAGGTGATTTTTTAAGCCAATTTTCTAATGAAGTTATCACTAAAGACGATAAAATTGAATTTAATGATTTATTCTTTGATGGTTTCAAACATCAACTCAAATTAGCCAAAGAACACAATGGCTGGTTCACAAAAGAGAACATACAATTTTCATTAAAAAATTGGTCAGAGGCTTTAACTGAAGTCAATCTGAAAAAATGGTTAAAACCTTATACCATAAAGAGTACAAACTCCAAATTAGTTGCCATTATCATGGCAGGAAATATTCCTTTGGTTGGATTCCATGATTTCTTATCGGTATTAATCTCAGGACACAGTGTTTTGGTCAAACAATCTTCAAACGATAAACAAATACTTCCCTTTTTAGCAAAGTATATAGAATATGTAGAACCAACATTTAAAGGAAAAATAACCTTTACCGAAGACAAGCTAGAAGGTTTTGATGCCGTTATAGCCACAGGAAGCAATAACACTGCGCGTTACTTTGAATACTACTTTAAAGGTAAACCATCCATAATAAGAAATAACAGGAATTCTGTAGCCATTTTAACGGGAAGAGAAACTAAGAACGATTTAGTAAAATTGTCTAATGACATCTTTCAATACTACGGATTAGGCTGTAGAAGTGTTTCCAAACTTTTTGTTCCGAAGGGTTATGATTTTAATGATTTTTTTGAAGCTGTATACCATTGGCATCCCATCATCGATAGTGCAAAATATGCCAATAACTACGACTATAATAAAGCAGTGTATTTAATGAGTGAATTCGATATGCTTGAAAATGGATTTTTAATGATTAAGGAAGATTCTAGTTATGCGTCACCAATAGCAACAGTATTTTTCGAATATTACGAAAACATTAATCTTCTCAAGGAAAAACTAAACACCGATTCCAAGCAAATACAATGTGTCGTTTCAAAGGGCATATATGAAAACGAAGTCGCTTTTGGAGCCACCCAAAAACCCCAACTTTGGGATTATGCCGATAGTGTTGATTCTGTTGAATTTTTATTATCAATTTAA
- a CDS encoding D-2-hydroxyacid dehydrogenase: MKVLANDGISQSGIDALEKAGYSVSTTTVAQEQLINYINENDISVLLVRSATTVRKDLIDACPGLKVIGRGGVGMDNIDVEYAREQGKHVINTPAASSHSVAELVFGHLYGLARFLHNANREMPLEGDSNFKGLKKAYAKGTELKGKTLGVLGFGRIGQATAKVALGAGMKVVAFDPFLEKADLELEFFDGQKVNFEIETISKEDVLKQADFLTLHVPAQKEYVIDEAEFNQMKDGVILANAARGGVVNEVALVKAIESGKVARAALDVFEKEPKPEIQLLMNPSLSLTPHTGAATNEAQDRIGTELASQIIDILS, encoded by the coding sequence ATGAAAGTATTAGCAAATGACGGGATTTCACAAAGTGGAATTGATGCATTAGAAAAAGCAGGTTACTCGGTTAGTACGACTACCGTGGCTCAAGAACAGTTAATAAACTACATCAACGAAAATGATATTAGTGTTTTGTTGGTTCGTAGTGCAACTACGGTTAGAAAAGATTTAATCGACGCTTGTCCTGGCTTAAAAGTAATTGGTCGTGGTGGTGTTGGTATGGATAACATCGATGTAGAATACGCTAGAGAGCAAGGTAAACATGTGATTAACACACCTGCAGCTTCATCGCACTCTGTGGCAGAGTTGGTTTTCGGCCACTTGTATGGCTTAGCGCGTTTTTTACATAATGCCAATAGAGAAATGCCTTTAGAAGGCGACAGCAACTTCAAAGGTTTAAAGAAAGCCTATGCAAAAGGAACAGAACTTAAAGGGAAAACTTTAGGGGTTTTAGGTTTTGGACGTATTGGTCAAGCCACAGCAAAAGTAGCTCTAGGAGCCGGTATGAAAGTAGTTGCTTTCGACCCATTTTTAGAAAAAGCCGATTTAGAACTAGAATTCTTTGATGGACAAAAAGTAAATTTTGAAATTGAAACTATCTCCAAAGAAGATGTTTTAAAACAAGCAGACTTCTTAACATTGCACGTACCCGCTCAAAAAGAGTATGTTATCGATGAAGCAGAGTTCAACCAAATGAAAGATGGTGTTATTTTAGCTAATGCCGCCCGTGGTGGTGTGGTTAACGAAGTAGCGCTAGTTAAGGCTATTGAAAGTGGTAAAGTGGCAAGAGCAGCACTTGATGTTTTTGAAAAAGAACCTAAGCCAGAGATTCAATTATTAATGAATCCGTCACTATCATTAACACCGCATACGGGAGCAGCTACAAACGAAGCTCAAGATAGAATTGGAACTGAATTAGCGTCACAAATCATAGACATACTGAGTTAA
- a CDS encoding DUF937 domain-containing protein, protein MSGILDLLNSDLGKTIISGVAGQTNQPQNKTQDVLTMALPVLMQAMKRNASTPQGAEGLLGALSGKHDGSILDNLGGLFGGGVDNNVLDDGSKILGHVLGNKQQNVTNALGAKSGMDASSVAQILKVAAPILMGLLGKQSRQQNVTNQSGIEGLLGGLLRGNSPQQEQSFLESILDADGDGSVIDDVAGMVLGGNKKKGGLGGLLGGLFGGK, encoded by the coding sequence ATGTCTGGAATTTTAGATTTATTAAACAGTGACCTAGGAAAAACCATAATTAGCGGTGTAGCCGGTCAAACCAATCAGCCTCAAAACAAAACACAAGATGTACTTACCATGGCATTGCCTGTTTTAATGCAGGCCATGAAACGTAATGCCTCTACACCTCAGGGAGCCGAGGGCTTACTTGGTGCTTTGAGTGGAAAACACGACGGTAGCATCCTAGATAATTTAGGTGGTCTTTTTGGAGGTGGTGTAGATAATAATGTTCTTGACGACGGTAGTAAAATCCTTGGACACGTTTTAGGTAACAAGCAACAAAATGTAACAAACGCCCTAGGAGCAAAATCTGGAATGGATGCTAGCTCTGTAGCACAAATTTTAAAAGTTGCCGCACCTATTCTAATGGGGCTTTTAGGAAAGCAGTCCCGCCAACAAAATGTTACTAACCAAAGTGGCATTGAAGGTCTTTTAGGCGGACTCCTTAGAGGCAATTCTCCTCAACAAGAACAAAGTTTCTTAGAATCTATATTAGATGCCGATGGTGATGGTAGTGTTATTGACGATGTTGCTGGAATGGTTCTTGGCGGTAATAAAAAGAAAGGTGGTCTGGGAGGCTTACTAGGTGGGCTTTTTGGAGGTAAGTAA
- a CDS encoding 4Fe-4S dicluster domain-containing protein, translating to MAIIITDECINCGACEPECPNTAIYEGADDWRYKDGTSLEGTVVLTNGNEVDADEAQEPISDELYYIVPDKCTECKGFHEEPQCAAVCPVDCCVPDDDHVETEEELLAKQRFMHPED from the coding sequence ATGGCGATTATAATAACAGACGAATGTATAAATTGTGGGGCATGTGAACCAGAATGCCCTAATACTGCAATTTATGAAGGCGCCGACGATTGGCGTTACAAAGACGGTACCAGTCTAGAAGGTACTGTAGTATTAACAAACGGAAATGAAGTTGATGCTGATGAAGCTCAAGAGCCTATAAGCGATGAACTTTACTATATTGTTCCGGATAAATGTACAGAATGTAAAGGTTTTCATGAAGAGCCTCAATGTGCGGCAGTTTGTCCTGTAGATTGTTGTGTGCCAGATGATGACCATGTAGAAACAGAGGAAGAGCTTTTGGCCAAACAGCGCTTTATGCATCCTGAGGATTAA
- a CDS encoding DMT family transporter, producing the protein MQKSTRKFIVGIAIGILGIVLFSSKAVMVKLAYRHDVDPISVLLLRMAFSFPFYLVVAFLSRNKGNSDKITGRDYIWVVIFGVIGYYLSSFFDFVGLTYIKASLERIILFIYPTIVLLINKVFLKQTINKVQVGAILLTYIGIIIAFGDEVSISGSDIYLGGFFIVLSAVTYAAYLSGSGWLIPKFGVVKFTSYAMLVSCLCVFLHYLITNQADIFNLPTEVYVLGFLIAIFATVIPSYLVSASIKMINSSNFAVIAGFGPISTIILAAIFLSEKLTLLQLLGALIVISGILVVSMKSNKGTKA; encoded by the coding sequence ATGCAAAAATCTACCCGTAAATTTATCGTTGGAATTGCTATCGGTATCCTAGGCATAGTACTGTTTTCCTCAAAAGCAGTAATGGTTAAATTGGCCTACAGGCATGATGTTGACCCCATTAGTGTTTTACTTCTTCGCATGGCTTTTTCTTTTCCATTCTATTTGGTAGTTGCCTTTTTGTCAAGAAATAAAGGCAATAGTGATAAAATTACTGGCAGAGATTACATTTGGGTAGTTATATTTGGTGTTATTGGCTATTATTTGTCGAGTTTCTTCGATTTTGTAGGGCTTACCTATATAAAGGCAAGTTTAGAACGTATCATCCTTTTTATATATCCAACAATAGTGCTTTTAATTAACAAGGTGTTTCTTAAACAGACCATAAACAAGGTACAAGTTGGTGCTATTTTACTAACATATATTGGTATTATAATTGCGTTTGGTGATGAGGTTTCCATTTCGGGGAGTGATATTTATTTGGGTGGTTTCTTTATCGTTTTAAGTGCAGTTACCTATGCTGCTTACTTATCTGGTAGCGGTTGGCTAATTCCCAAATTTGGAGTGGTGAAATTTACATCGTATGCGATGTTAGTGTCTTGTTTATGTGTTTTTTTACACTACCTCATTACAAACCAGGCAGATATATTTAATCTTCCCACAGAAGTTTATGTGTTAGGTTTTCTAATAGCCATTTTTGCCACCGTAATCCCGTCTTATTTGGTGTCGGCTTCCATTAAAATGATAAATTCTTCGAACTTTGCGGTAATTGCAGGATTTGGGCCAATATCCACAATAATTTTAGCAGCAATTTTTTTAAGTGAAAAGTTAACTCTTTTACAGTTGTTAGGTGCTTTGATTGTTATATCAGGAATATTGGTTGTTTCCATGAAAAGCAACAAGGGAACCAAGGCTTAG
- the serC gene encoding 3-phosphoserine/phosphohydroxythreonine transaminase: MKKHNFSAGPSILPPEVLLKASQGVVDLDNSGLSVLEISHRSKAFVDIMENARALALELLGLEGKGYKALFLQGGASTQFLMVALNLLEKRAGYLNSGSWAAKAIKEAKIYDDIYEVGSSKDANYNYIPKGFEIPEDYDYFHCTSNNTIYGTQMKEFPNSPIPVACDMSSDIFSRSLDYTKFDIIYAGAQKNMGPAGTTLVVVKEDVLGKVSRKIPSMMDYKVHIDKGSMFNTPPVFAVYTSMLTMEWLKEKGGIAAIEKENEKKARLMYSEIDLNPLFKGFAAKADRSTMNATFTLENENLKETFDTMLKEAGISAVNGHRSVGGYRASMYNALPIESVQALVEVMSELERKA, encoded by the coding sequence ATGAAAAAACATAACTTTAGCGCCGGACCAAGTATTTTACCTCCAGAAGTTCTATTAAAAGCCTCTCAAGGGGTTGTTGATTTAGACAACAGTGGCTTATCTGTTCTTGAAATATCACACAGAAGCAAAGCCTTTGTTGATATTATGGAGAACGCAAGAGCTTTAGCTTTAGAGCTTTTAGGTTTAGAAGGTAAAGGTTACAAAGCCTTATTTTTGCAAGGTGGAGCCAGTACACAATTCTTAATGGTTGCCTTAAACCTTTTAGAAAAAAGAGCTGGTTATTTAAACTCGGGGTCTTGGGCTGCCAAAGCGATTAAAGAAGCGAAAATCTACGATGATATTTACGAAGTAGGTTCGTCTAAAGATGCTAACTATAATTACATTCCTAAAGGGTTTGAAATTCCTGAGGATTACGATTATTTCCATTGTACTTCCAACAATACGATTTATGGAACTCAAATGAAAGAATTCCCTAACTCACCCATACCTGTAGCGTGCGATATGAGTAGTGACATTTTTTCTAGAAGTTTAGACTACACAAAGTTTGATATTATTTATGCCGGTGCCCAGAAAAACATGGGACCTGCAGGTACCACATTAGTTGTTGTAAAAGAAGATGTTTTAGGTAAAGTATCGCGTAAAATACCATCTATGATGGATTATAAAGTACACATAGACAAAGGTAGTATGTTTAATACGCCTCCTGTTTTTGCTGTTTACACGTCTATGTTAACTATGGAGTGGCTAAAGGAAAAAGGTGGTATAGCTGCTATTGAAAAGGAAAACGAAAAGAAAGCACGCTTAATGTACTCTGAGATAGATTTAAATCCACTATTTAAAGGCTTTGCTGCTAAAGCAGACCGTTCTACTATGAATGCTACGTTTACTTTAGAAAACGAAAACCTAAAAGAAACTTTTGACACTATGTTAAAAGAAGCTGGTATTAGTGCCGTTAACGGACACAGAAGTGTTGGTGGATACAGAGCCTCTATGTACAATGCCTTACCAATAGAAAGTGTACAAGCTCTTGTAGAAGTAATGAGCGAATTAGAAAGAAAAGCATAA
- the ychF gene encoding redox-regulated ATPase YchF → MKAGIVGLPNVGKSTLFNCLSNAKAQSANFPFCTIEPNIGVVNVPDPRLEKLESLVNPEKVIPATVEIVDIAGLVKGASKGEGLGNQFLANIRETDAILHVLRCFNNDNIVHVDGSVDPIRDKETIDMELQLKDLETAEKKLDKVKRAAKTGNKEAQAEEAVLVKIKSGLESGTSVRALEFSEEDYLEYVKPLQFITDKPVMYVCNVDESAAVSGNDYVEQVKEAVKDENAEVLVLAVGTEADINELDDYEERQMFLEDVGLDEPGSSKLIRAAYKLLNQQTYFTAGQKEVRAWTVDVGATAPQAAGVIHTDFEKGFIRAEVIAYNDYVSLGSEAKVKEAGKMRVEGKNYIVADGDVMHFLFNV, encoded by the coding sequence ATGAAAGCAGGAATTGTAGGATTGCCAAATGTTGGGAAATCAACCTTATTTAATTGTTTGTCTAATGCAAAAGCACAAAGTGCAAACTTTCCGTTTTGTACTATTGAGCCGAATATAGGTGTGGTAAATGTGCCGGACCCTAGATTGGAAAAGCTAGAGAGTTTGGTAAATCCAGAAAAAGTTATCCCAGCGACTGTAGAAATAGTAGACATAGCGGGCTTGGTTAAAGGCGCCAGTAAAGGTGAAGGTCTGGGAAATCAGTTCTTGGCTAATATCAGAGAAACCGATGCTATTCTTCATGTACTACGTTGTTTTAATAATGATAATATTGTACATGTAGACGGCAGTGTTGATCCTATTAGAGACAAGGAAACCATAGATATGGAGCTTCAGTTAAAGGATTTAGAGACTGCTGAAAAGAAACTGGATAAGGTTAAAAGAGCTGCTAAAACAGGAAATAAAGAAGCACAGGCTGAAGAAGCTGTTTTAGTAAAGATTAAAAGCGGATTGGAATCTGGAACATCGGTTAGGGCTTTAGAGTTTAGTGAAGAAGATTACTTGGAGTACGTGAAACCATTGCAGTTCATAACAGATAAACCTGTAATGTATGTTTGTAATGTAGATGAAAGTGCTGCCGTTTCTGGTAATGATTATGTTGAGCAAGTTAAGGAAGCTGTTAAAGATGAGAATGCCGAGGTTTTAGTTTTAGCAGTAGGTACTGAAGCAGATATCAATGAATTAGATGATTACGAAGAGCGCCAAATGTTTTTGGAGGATGTTGGACTTGATGAACCAGGTTCTTCTAAACTGATTCGAGCGGCTTACAAGTTACTAAATCAACAAACTTATTTTACAGCAGGACAGAAAGAAGTTCGCGCATGGACGGTAGATGTAGGCGCAACAGCTCCTCAGGCCGCCGGAGTTATTCATACCGATTTTGAAAAAGGTTTTATTAGAGCAGAAGTTATTGCTTATAACGACTATGTGTCTTTGGGTAGTGAAGCTAAGGTTAAAGAAGCCGGTAAAATGCGTGTGGAAGGCAAAAACTATATTGTTGCAGACGGTGATGTTATGCACTTCCTGTTTAATGTATAA
- a CDS encoding DNA topoisomerase IV subunit B: MAVQSNYTEDNIRSLDWKEHIRMRPGMYIGKLGDGSSPDDGIYILLKEVLDNSIDEFVMGAGKTIDISIQGNKVIVRDYGRGIPLGKVVDVVSKMNTGGKYDTKAFKKSVGLNGVGTKAVNALSNYFRVESTRDGKSASAEFEKGELTNKEMLDDTSRRKGTKVSFVPDETIFKNYKYRSEYIVKMLKNYVYLNPGLTIVFNGEKYFSENGLKDLLSESTNENDLLYPIVHLRGDDIEVAITHSKTQYSEEYHSFVNGQNTTQGGTHLNAFREAVVKTIREYYGKNYDASDIRKSIIAAIAIKVMEPVFESQTKTKLGSTDMGGDYPTVRTYINDFVKTKLDNYLHKNPDTAEKIQKKILQAERERKELSGIRKLARDRAKKASLHNKKLRDCRVHFGDTKNERNLETTLFITEGDSASGSITKSRDVNTQAVFSLKGKPLNCYGLTKKIVYENEEFNLLQAALNIEESLEDLRYNNVVIATDADVDGMHIRLLLITFFLQFFPEVIKEGHLYILQTPLFRVRNKKETIYCYTEEERVNAIEKLKPKPEITRFKGLGEISPNEFKHFIGDDIRLDPVMLDDNMSIDELLSFYMGKNTPTRQEFIIENLKVEMDLIEEK; encoded by the coding sequence ATGGCAGTACAATCCAACTACACCGAAGATAATATACGTTCGTTAGACTGGAAAGAGCATATTCGTATGCGTCCCGGAATGTATATTGGTAAGTTGGGTGATGGCTCTTCTCCAGATGATGGTATTTACATTTTACTGAAAGAGGTATTAGATAATTCCATTGATGAGTTTGTCATGGGAGCTGGTAAAACCATAGACATCTCCATTCAAGGCAATAAAGTGATAGTAAGAGATTATGGCCGTGGTATTCCTTTGGGTAAAGTGGTCGATGTGGTGTCTAAAATGAATACCGGTGGAAAGTACGATACCAAAGCATTCAAAAAATCGGTGGGATTAAATGGCGTTGGTACTAAGGCGGTAAATGCACTTTCCAATTATTTTAGGGTAGAATCTACTAGAGATGGAAAATCAGCTTCTGCTGAGTTCGAAAAAGGCGAGTTGACAAATAAAGAAATGTTAGACGACACCTCTAGAAGAAAGGGTACAAAAGTATCCTTTGTACCCGATGAAACTATTTTCAAGAATTACAAATACCGAAGTGAATACATAGTTAAAATGCTAAAAAACTATGTATACCTTAATCCAGGGTTAACCATAGTTTTTAATGGAGAAAAGTACTTTAGTGAAAACGGATTGAAGGACTTATTGTCTGAAAGTACCAATGAGAATGATTTGCTTTATCCAATTGTTCACTTAAGAGGCGATGATATCGAGGTTGCCATAACGCATAGTAAAACCCAGTACAGCGAAGAGTATCATTCTTTTGTTAACGGACAAAATACGACTCAAGGAGGAACGCATTTAAATGCGTTTAGAGAGGCTGTGGTAAAGACTATAAGAGAGTATTACGGGAAAAACTATGATGCCTCTGATATTAGAAAGTCAATAATAGCAGCCATTGCTATTAAAGTTATGGAGCCTGTTTTTGAAAGTCAGACTAAGACCAAATTAGGTTCAACAGATATGGGAGGGGATTACCCAACGGTTAGGACCTATATTAACGATTTTGTAAAAACCAAACTGGATAATTACCTTCACAAAAACCCTGATACTGCTGAAAAAATCCAGAAAAAAATTCTTCAAGCTGAGCGCGAGCGCAAAGAGTTATCAGGAATTAGAAAATTGGCAAGAGATAGAGCAAAAAAAGCTAGTCTTCACAACAAGAAATTGCGCGATTGCCGTGTGCATTTTGGCGATACTAAAAACGAGCGAAATCTAGAAACGACTTTGTTTATTACAGAGGGTGATTCGGCATCTGGTAGTATCACCAAGTCACGCGATGTGAACACGCAAGCGGTGTTCAGTTTAAAAGGAAAGCCTTTAAATTGTTATGGTCTTACCAAGAAGATTGTTTATGAAAACGAAGAATTCAATTTGCTTCAAGCCGCATTGAATATTGAAGAATCACTCGAAGATTTGCGCTATAACAATGTGGTAATCGCTACCGATGCCGATGTAGATGGTATGCACATACGCTTATTGTTAATTACATTCTTTTTACAGTTCTTCCCAGAAGTAATTAAAGAAGGGCACTTATATATTTTACAAACACCCTTGTTTAGGGTACGGAATAAAAAAGAGACCATTTACTGTTACACAGAAGAAGAACGGGTAAATGCCATTGAAAAATTGAAGCCAAAACCAGAAATAACCAGATTTAAAGGTTTGGGTGAAATATCACCTAATGAATTCAAGCATTTTATAGGAGATGATATTCGTTTAGATCCTGTAATGTTAGATGATAATATGTCGATAGATGAGCTACTATCTTTCTACATGGGGAAAAATACCCCGACCAGACAAGAGTTTATTATCGAGAACTTGAAAGTAGAAATGGATTTAATTGAAGAAAAATAA
- a CDS encoding DNA gyrase/topoisomerase IV subunit A, producing the protein MIEENDDLTNEQHDEPQETITRVTGMYKDWFLDYASYVILERAVPAIEDGFKPVQRRIMHSMKDLDDGRYNKVANIVGHTMQYHPHGDASIADAMVQMGQKDLLIDTQGNWGNILTGDRAAASRYIEARLSKFGLDVVFNPKITEWQASYDGRRKEPVNLPVMFPLLLAQGGEGIAVGLSTKILPHNFIELIDASIKHLKGKRFTLVPDFPTAGIADFSNYNDGNRGGKVRVRAKISQLDKNTLVITELPFGTTTSSLIDSILKANDKGKIKIKKIEDNTAAEVEILVHLPSGLSPDKTIDALYAFTSCESSISPLGCVIEENKPLFIGVSEMLRRSTDNTVQLLKQELEIKLGELEEQWHFASLERIFIEKRIYRDIEEEETWEGVIQAIDKGLQPHIKHLKRAVTEDDIVRLTEIRIKRISKFDIDKAQQKIESLEEQIAEVKHHLDNLIDYAIAYFTRLKNDYGEGRERKTEIRTFDDVDATKVVIRNTKLYVNREEGFVGTSLRRDEYVCDCSDIDDIIVFTKSGKMMVTRVDSKTFVGKDIIHVAVFKKKDKRTIYNMVYRDGSRGPSYIKRFAVTAMTRDREYDLTNGNKGSQITYFSANPNGEAEIVTINLRQVGSIKKLKWDIDFADILIKARTSKGNLVTKYSVKRIELKEKGVSTLKPRKVWFDETVQRINVDGRGELIGEFRGEDKLLIINQKGEVRTATPEVTMHFDNDMIVLEKWIPKKPISAIYYHGGKDIYYVKRFLIENENRVESFISEDPNSQLEIVSTDWKPIAEVVFAKERGKDRKENLEVNLEEFIAIKGISALGNQLTKDKVNQINLLEPLPYEAPEEVHADDLEVVDETEVSGDNSDSKKDSETDDSQTTLF; encoded by the coding sequence ATGATTGAAGAAAACGACGACTTAACCAACGAACAACACGACGAGCCCCAAGAAACCATTACCCGTGTAACGGGCATGTATAAAGATTGGTTTTTAGACTACGCATCATACGTTATTTTAGAACGTGCTGTGCCAGCCATTGAGGATGGTTTTAAACCAGTTCAACGTCGTATCATGCATTCCATGAAAGACCTTGATGATGGGCGTTACAATAAGGTAGCGAATATCGTTGGGCATACTATGCAATATCATCCGCATGGTGATGCCAGTATAGCTGATGCCATGGTTCAAATGGGGCAAAAGGATTTGTTGATTGACACCCAAGGAAACTGGGGGAATATTTTAACAGGAGATCGAGCAGCAGCTTCGCGTTACATCGAAGCTCGTCTTTCTAAGTTTGGTTTAGATGTAGTTTTCAATCCCAAGATTACAGAATGGCAAGCAAGTTATGACGGTAGACGAAAAGAACCGGTAAATTTACCCGTTATGTTTCCTTTGTTATTGGCACAAGGAGGTGAAGGAATAGCTGTTGGATTATCAACAAAAATATTACCACATAATTTTATCGAACTCATCGATGCTTCAATTAAACATTTAAAAGGAAAGCGCTTTACACTCGTTCCCGATTTTCCAACTGCTGGTATTGCAGATTTTTCTAATTACAATGATGGTAATAGAGGTGGAAAAGTTCGTGTTAGAGCTAAAATATCCCAGTTAGATAAAAACACACTAGTTATTACCGAATTACCTTTTGGAACAACAACATCGTCTTTAATAGATTCCATCTTAAAGGCCAATGATAAGGGTAAAATCAAGATTAAAAAAATAGAAGACAATACAGCTGCCGAAGTGGAAATTTTGGTACATCTACCCTCGGGTTTGTCGCCTGATAAAACCATAGATGCACTGTATGCTTTTACAAGCTGTGAATCTTCCATTTCACCTTTAGGATGCGTTATTGAAGAAAACAAGCCGCTTTTTATTGGAGTTTCTGAAATGTTGCGCCGGTCTACCGACAACACGGTGCAGCTATTAAAACAAGAACTTGAAATAAAGCTTGGAGAGCTTGAAGAACAATGGCACTTTGCTTCTTTGGAACGTATCTTTATAGAGAAAAGGATTTATCGTGATATTGAGGAAGAAGAAACTTGGGAAGGTGTTATTCAAGCAATTGACAAAGGACTTCAACCACATATAAAGCATCTCAAGAGAGCTGTGACAGAAGACGATATAGTTCGTTTAACTGAAATTAGAATAAAGCGTATATCGAAATTTGATATAGATAAAGCGCAACAAAAAATAGAATCTCTCGAGGAACAAATTGCAGAGGTAAAGCATCATCTGGACAACCTTATAGATTATGCAATTGCTTACTTTACAAGGTTAAAGAATGATTACGGAGAAGGTAGAGAGCGAAAAACAGAAATAAGAACTTTTGATGATGTAGATGCTACCAAGGTAGTTATCAGGAATACTAAGCTCTATGTGAATAGGGAAGAAGGTTTTGTTGGGACTTCATTAAGGCGCGATGAGTATGTTTGCGATTGTAGTGATATAGACGATATCATTGTATTCACAAAATCGGGTAAAATGATGGTGACAAGAGTAGATTCTAAGACCTTTGTAGGCAAGGATATCATTCATGTAGCAGTTTTCAAAAAGAAAGATAAGCGTACCATCTATAATATGGTGTACAGAGATGGATCTAGGGGGCCTTCTTATATCAAACGTTTTGCTGTTACGGCCATGACTAGAGATAGGGAGTATGATTTAACCAATGGGAATAAAGGGTCTCAAATAACTTATTTTTCAGCGAATCCAAATGGAGAGGCCGAAATAGTTACAATTAATCTCAGACAAGTTGGAAGTATCAAAAAGCTAAAATGGGATATAGATTTTGCAGATATACTCATAAAAGCCCGTACTTCTAAAGGTAACCTCGTTACAAAATATTCTGTAAAGCGTATTGAGCTTAAGGAAAAAGGAGTTTCTACTTTAAAACCTAGAAAAGTATGGTTCGATGAGACTGTTCAGAGAATAAACGTTGATGGGAGAGGAGAGCTTATTGGGGAATTTAGAGGAGAAGACAAATTATTAATCATCAATCAGAAAGGTGAAGTGAGAACGGCAACTCCAGAGGTGACCATGCATTTTGACAATGATATGATAGTTCTTGAAAAGTGGATTCCAAAAAAGCCGATATCTGCTATATATTATCATGGAGGAAAAGATATCTATTACGTAAAACGTTTCCTTATTGAAAATGAAAACAGAGTAGAATCTTTTATTTCTGAAGATCCAAATTCTCAACTAGAAATCGTGTCTACAGATTGGAAACCTATTGCCGAAGTTGTATTTGCAAAAGAACGTGGAAAGGACCGAAAAGAAAACTTGGAAGTTAATCTTGAAGAGTTTATTGCTATAAAAGGTATTAGTGCCCTAGGAAATCAACTTACTAAGGATAAAGTTAATCAAATTAATTTATTAGAACCTTTGCCCTATGAAGCGCCAGAAGAGGTGCATGCCGATGATTTAGAGGTTGTGGATGAGACGGAGGTTTCTGGAGACAATTCAGATTCAAAGAAAGATTCTGAAACAGATGATTCTCAAACAACATTGTTTTAA